ACCGGTGGTTGGAATGGTCCTCAACAACTACCGCGAGAACGTCAGGGGCTATTTAGAGGCCATCGTGAGGCCGCTGGCCAAAGCCGGGGTAACTCCGAACACGATAACTGTCCTGGGGCTGCTCATAAGCCTTGCCGGGGCGTACCTGTTCTACCTCGGCGAGCAGTTCTGGGCGGCTATAGTTCTGCTCATCGGCTCTCTCATCGATGCACTCGACGGAACTTTAGCGAGGATGACCGGAAAGACGAGCCGCTTCGGGGCGTTCCTCGATTCGACTTTTGACAGGATAAGCGACGGGGCGGTTCTCTTCGGCATAGCCCTTGGTGGTCTGGCAGACTGGAGAATAGCGTTCCTCACGTTCATGGGTGCATACCTGGTGAGCTACGAACGCTGCAGGGCGGAGTTAGCTGGTTCAGGAAAGCTCGCCGTCGGAATAGCGGAAAGGGCCGAGCGTTTGTTGATCCTCATCGGCTTTGCACTGTTCGGCTACGTCGAATACGGTGTCTACCTCGTTGGAATACTCGCGTGGGTGACCGTCCTTCAGAGGATGTGGGCGGCTTACCAGAGGCTCAAATGAGAAAGAGGGAAAACCGGGGGATGACGAGAATTTCGCTAGGCGAGGCATAGCCGATGAAGAGCCCTGCCGTTGCGGACCCCTCATTTTTCCACTAAACCTTTCACGATCTCAACGACATCGCTCAGTTTAGAAACCACGAAGTCGCAGTTCCCCCAGAGCTCACGCTTTTTGCCATCCGAGTCAACGAGGACGCTGAGCATGCCGACGTTTCTGGCACCGACACAGTCCTTAGCCGGGTTGTCGCCGACGTAGATGGCCTCCTCAGGCTTAACTCCCGCCCTTTCCAGGGCCAGGATGAATGGCCTCTCGTGGGGCTTGTAGAAGCCTGCATCCTCGCTCGTCGTTATGCTGTCAAAGAGGTCGTAGATTCCAAGGGCCTTAAGGTGGGCCTCTATGTAGTCGTTGTCCGAGTCGGTGATTATTCCGACGTGCAGGCCCATGTCCTTTAACGCCTTTATCGTCCCCACTGCGTCGGGGAAAAGCTCCCCAAAGCGCTCGTGCATTGCTATGCTTATCTCCCAGAAGTTCTCTGGAACCTCAAAGCCGTGCCTCTCAGCGACTTTCTGCATGGCCTTTGTGTCAACCTCCCGGATTTTAACATAGGGCTTTCCGGCCAGCTCCTTGAAGAGCGCCGAGCTCTCCCCCTCGTACTCCTCCCAGATTTTGATGTAGTCCAGATCTTCCCTGCCCGCTTCCCTGAGCACTTCCCTCACGATGTTCTGGTGGGTCACGTTTTCCCCGGCCTTCGTTATCAGCGTGCCGACGAAGTCTAAGAAGACCGCCTTCAGCATTTACACCACCGGGATAAGTTTGCCGCAGACGTTAAAACCCTTCCCGGGCATAATGACAAAATTCTGCCGGAAACCTTTCGGAAATCTGCCGGTTTGATAGAAAAAGATTGGAAAAGCTTTTATCGTCCCAGGAGGCCTTAAGGACGAAGTGAAGGGGGTGAGGAAAATCGAGGCGATACTCCTCGTCTGGGGCGTCCGGGACGAGGTTTTAGAGAAGCTTCCCCTCGAGGGACACTGGCTCTACGGGGAGTACGACTTTATAGCGAAGATAGAACTCAGGGACGAGTTCGAAATGGAGCAGTTCGCGGAGGAGCTGAGGCACTTAATCCACGGAGGAACTTTCAAGCTCATGCCCATCGCCCTCTCGACCATTAAGAACGGAGTGGAAGGGAGCGAAACGGTCTCAATGCTCGAATCGCTCAAAGTTTCGGCCCCATGAGGCCCCTCTTTTTCAGCTCTTCGTAGGCCCTCCTGAGGGCGCCCCTAATTAGATACCTCTTGTTCATGCCGCCGAGTCTGTAAGCGGCCTTCCTCAGGCTTCCAGCCCTGAGGAAAAGCTCTATCAGCTTCCTGTCATCTTCCGGGAGGTCGAGGTGCTTTAATGCCATCTCCGCTATCTCTATAGGATTGTTCCCCTCGTAGGCGTAGTCGGAGCTCATGACGGGTTTATCAAAGCGCTCAGTGAGGCGGAATACA
The sequence above is drawn from the Thermococcus pacificus genome and encodes:
- the pgsA gene encoding archaetidylinositol phosphate synthase; the protein is MVLNNYRENVRGYLEAIVRPLAKAGVTPNTITVLGLLISLAGAYLFYLGEQFWAAIVLLIGSLIDALDGTLARMTGKTSRFGAFLDSTFDRISDGAVLFGIALGGLADWRIAFLTFMGAYLVSYERCRAELAGSGKLAVGIAERAERLLILIGFALFGYVEYGVYLVGILAWVTVLQRMWAAYQRLK
- a CDS encoding TIGR02253 family HAD-type hydrolase codes for the protein MLKAVFLDFVGTLITKAGENVTHQNIVREVLREAGREDLDYIKIWEEYEGESSALFKELAGKPYVKIREVDTKAMQKVAERHGFEVPENFWEISIAMHERFGELFPDAVGTIKALKDMGLHVGIITDSDNDYIEAHLKALGIYDLFDSITTSEDAGFYKPHERPFILALERAGVKPEEAIYVGDNPAKDCVGARNVGMLSVLVDSDGKKRELWGNCDFVVSKLSDVVEIVKGLVEK